One genomic segment of Acidobacteriota bacterium includes these proteins:
- a CDS encoding antitoxin family protein: MTTTMEAVFEQGVLRPLKPLDWAEGTRVELTVVTAMPARQPYEILSAIAALPLEVTREEHAGRDHDGFLYGGLYGGQEGEEQP; encoded by the coding sequence ATGACTACCACAATGGAAGCCGTCTTCGAACAAGGCGTATTGCGTCCGCTCAAGCCGCTGGACTGGGCTGAAGGAACGCGTGTCGAACTCACAGTGGTGACGGCGATGCCTGCGCGACAGCCTTACGAAATCCTGTCGGCCATCGCCGCGCTGCCGCTGGAAGTCACGCGCGAAGAACACGCCGGACGTGACCACGACGGCTTTCTATACGGAGGGCTTTATGGCGGGCAGGAGGGCGAGGAACAGCCATGA
- a CDS encoding type II toxin-antitoxin system VapC family toxin yields the protein MIFVDTGAWFAMSVPSDQDHAAIAQCFSQTAEPLFTTDYVVDETLTLLRARGYGQRALALGAEFFSGSIAELHYLDEDEIRAAWEVFRRYADKQWSFTDCASKVVMERLRITQAISLDHHFRQFGNLYVLP from the coding sequence ATGATCTTCGTGGACACCGGCGCTTGGTTTGCGATGTCCGTGCCGTCAGATCAAGACCACGCCGCCATCGCTCAATGTTTCAGCCAGACTGCGGAACCGCTATTCACCACCGACTATGTAGTGGACGAGACGTTGACGCTCTTGCGCGCACGCGGCTACGGTCAGCGGGCTTTGGCCTTGGGCGCGGAGTTCTTCAGCGGTTCTATTGCCGAGCTTCATTACCTTGACGAAGACGAGATACGAGCGGCTTGGGAAGTCTTTCGCCGCTACGCCGATAAACAATGGAGCTTCACCGATTGCGCCAGCAAGGTGGTGATGGAACGGCTGCGCATCACCCAGGCCATCTCACTCGATCATCACTTTCGTCAGTTTGGCAATCTTTACGTTTTGCCGTAG